A single Biomphalaria glabrata chromosome 2, xgBioGlab47.1, whole genome shotgun sequence DNA region contains:
- the LOC106074106 gene encoding forkhead box protein K1-like yields MSGIQHPTNNHALALLALKSAPTSPSRSAWSSDGEAIARLEGRDFEFTMRKPRITIGRNSSKGDVDVNMGHSSFISRVHLEIFSEHPNFFMKCNGKNGVFIDGIFQRKGAPPLQLPCTCTLRFPSTNIKIKFQSLIDEAIPPTPSVSVTTPKKKPIPPLKINIPEPQEAVSNSPCPSPTGTISAANSCPTSPRSGSSHNPRFTLIPDLQAAFAAANPRDDRDGSSTPASTTSSTGDSSRDESKPPYSYAQLIVQAVTSAPDKQLTLSGIYAYITKNYPYYRTADKGWQNSIRHNLSLNRYFIKVPRSQEEPGKGSFWRIDPVSETKLTAQAFRRRRQRGVPCFRTPFGGLSSRSAPASPSHLAGSFTPDCLSREGSPIPEAGMETEVTHSTTQVGNMQGHLQHPHPMITDLRFSQSAPGSPSGSRVMSPVTVSASTAAVHQLPSVIAKPKIIMANPGQVLLNGPIGTTLTNGTHLEIKRENGEAVSLELTGASQKIASIVATASQAQFQSRTVTPVTLVRNLHTNQPLMVAKSSSGETGQVTLIQQQMAGQHVQIIQPQMFSQQVILQKPLDQQSGGNGWHSQEKPALHVLMPQQMGVQIKRAQDDMSSQDLDVSGKRLKIDEDGEMSVKAELE; encoded by the exons ATGTCTGGAATACAACATCCAACAAACAACCACGCTCTTGCGTTATTAGCCCTTAAATCAGCTCCTACAAGTCCATCTAGATCGGCATGGAGCTCAGATGGCGAAGCCATTGCCCGGCTAGAAGGGAGAGACTTCGAATTCACTATGAGGAAGCCACGCATTACCATCGGACGAAATAGTAGCAAAGGCGATGTTGATGTCAACATGGGCCACTCAAGTTTTATTTCTCGCGTGCATCTCGAAATTTTTTCTGAACACCCTAACTTTTTTATGAAATGTAATGGTAAAAATGGAGTGTTTATTGATGGTATTTTTCAAAGAAAGGGAGCTCCGCCTTTACAGCTGCCTTGCAC TTGTACATTGCGTTTTCCAAGTACCAACATCAAGATCAAATTTCAGTCATTAATTGATGAAGCAATCCCTCCTACTCCATCTGTCTCTGTGACAACTCCTAAAAAGAAGCCAATACCTCCATTAAAAATCAACATACCAGAACCTCAGGAAGCAGTTTCAAATAGTCCTTGTCCATCTCCTACAGGCACAAtaag TGCTGCAAACTCGTGTCCCACTAGTCCTCGTAGTGGATCATCTCACAATCCCAGGTTCACATTGATTCCTGATCTTCAGGCAGCTTTTGCTGCAGCTAACCCTCGTGATGATCGTGATGGCAGTTCTACTCCTGCTTCAACAACCTCTTCTACTGGGGATTCATCAAGGGATGAATCCAAACCTCCATATTCCTATGCCCAGTTGATAGTGCAAGCTGTTACATCTGCCCCTGATAAACAGCTTACACTGTCTGGGATATATGCATATATTACCAAAAACTACCCTTATTACAGAACTGCTGACAAAGGCTGGCAG aacTCTATTAGGCACAACCTTTCCTTGAATCGATACTTCATCAAGGTTCCTAGGTCTCAAGAAGAACCAGGAAAAGGCTCATTTTGGCGCATCGATCCTGTTTCAGAAACAAAATTGACAGCACAGGCATTTAGGCGAAGAAGGCAGCGTGGTGTGCCTTGCTTCAGAACTCCTTTTGGAGGACTTTCGTCAAG ATCTGCACCAGCAAGCCCCAGTCATTTAGCTGGATCATTTACTCCAGACTGCCTTTCCAGAGAAGGCAGTCCAATACCTGAAGCGGGCATGGAAACTGAAGTTACTCATTCAACTACACAGGTCGGAAATATGCAGGGGCATCTCCAACACCCTCATCCAATGATAACTGATTTACGGTTCTCCCAATCTGCTCCTGGTTCACCTTCAG GTTCCAGAGTTATGTCTCCAGTGACTGTTAGTGCCAGCACAGCGGCAGTACACCAGTTGCCCTCAGTCATAGCTAAGCCCAAAATAATCATGGCTAACCCTGGTCAAGTCTTATTGAATGGTCCGATAGGCACCACTCTGACTAATGGTACTCATTTAGAGATCAAAAGAGAAAATGGAGAAG CTGTAAGTTTGGAATTGACTGGAGCATCTCAAAAAATAGCTTCAATAGTAGCTACTGCAAGTCAAGCCCAGTTTCAGTCAAGAACAGTCACCCCAGTCACATTGGTCAGAAACTTGCATACCAACCAGCCACTGATGGTGGCAAAGTCTTCAAGCGGTGAGACAGGACAGGTCACTCTTATTCAGCAGCAGATGGCTGGTCAACATGTGCAGATAATCCAGCCACAGATGTTCTCCCAACAAGTCATACTTCAGAAGCCCTTAGATCAGCAATCTGGTGGAAATGGTTGGCATTCTCAAGAAAAGCCTGCACTTCACGTTTTG ATGCCTCAACAGATGGGAGTACAAATCAAAAGGGCGCAGGATGATATGTCCTCACAAGACTTGGATGTTTCTGGCAAACGATTGAAGATTGATGAGGATGGAGAAATGTCAGTGAAGGCAGAACTTGAGTGA
- the LOC106074103 gene encoding cilia- and flagella-associated protein 52-like codes for MAGDNDIFDTKELELKRVIGFNGTVSGGLIVHPDREHIIYPLGCNVIIEDITQESKQSILSSHTNNVTCIAVSNDGRYIVSGQETYMGFKACITLWDYTTKTAIQKWELHKVKVQALAFSANGKYVFSLGGQDDGSVVVWDMVTREPICGSPAQVMSAGVTYCLAASKVSDDVFVTGGDNTLRIWTLDRENRKIRPVNTTLGGVKRIITCIEMVDDQDEKMAYFFCGTTTGDILCINKATNILQFEVPAKNKFSLGVTALSFVKMSDKGFNMLVGTGSGIVANYDIGVAFESGNKVKAIFKHRQDVQPWKHDVETSAITSIAKRGAGHQFFVGTAHSQVYKFQYSNLTAELIKTCHSSPINDVIFPYGVSQLIITCQEGEIRVWNLSTGKELRRFVLANKTCNALAISRDGKIIVSGWNDGKIRIFGFQAKDLALELKHIILDAHNKGVTAVAMTSTGNCIVSGGGEGQVRVWDIITGVDQNGKKEMRAQLRHSMKEHKNFVAQIVIRSNDKECASAGGDGTSIIWDLVKGIRKNVVFANTLFKSVCYGEEELQIITCGTDHKLGYWETYDGSMIRELEAAKAGAINSLDISSDHSALVTGGEEKLIKLWLYREGVVTHVGQGHSAAVLRVRIAPDTKSIISVSEDGAILQWRFPKM; via the exons ATGGCAGGCGACAACGATATTTTCGACACCAAAGAACTTGAACTGAAAAGAGTAATAGGGTTTAATG GCACAGTATCTGGTGGTCTAATTGTTCATCCTGACAGGGAGCATATTATATATCCACTGGGTTGCAATGTCATAATTGAGGATATAACCCAAGAATCAAAACAAAGTATTTTATCTAGCCATACCAATAATGTCACCTGCATAGCAGTTTCTAATGATGGCCGCTATATAGTTTCTGGACAAGAGACTTATATGGGATTTAAG GCTTGCATAACTCTGTGGGACTATACAACTAAAACAGCGATTCAAAAATGGGAGCTACACAAGGTGAAAGTTCAAGCTCTGGCCTTTTCAGCCAATGGGAAATATGTTTTCTCTCTTGGGGGACAAGATGATGGATC TGTTGTTGTCTGGGATATGGTGACAAGGGAGCCAATCTGTGGTTCTCCTGCCCAAGTGATGAGCGCTGGTGTCACATACTGTTTAGCTGCATCCAAAGTCAGTGACGATGTATTTGTAACAGGAGGAGA caacACTCTACGTATTTGGACTTTGGACAGAGAAAATAGGAAAATCAGACCAGTCAATACAACACTTGGTGGTGTTAAGCGCATCATAACATGCATTGag aTGGTCGATGACCAGGATGAAAAGATGGCCTACTTTTTCTGTGGGACCACAACTGGGGATATTTTATGCATCAACAAAGCCACCAACATCCTTCAGTTTGAAGTCCCAGCTAAAAATAAGTTCAGCCTGGGTGTCACTGCCCTTAGTTTTGTGAAAATGTCGGACAAGGGCTTCAATATGCTGGTCGGCACTGGAAGCGGTATAGTTGCCAACTATGATATTGGTGTGGCTTTTGAGAGTGGCAACAAGGTGAAAGCTATTTTCAAGCACAGACAAGATGTTCA gcCATGGAAACATGATGTTGAAACAAGCGCAATCACATCTATTGCTAAGAGAGGGGCTGGACATCAG TTTTTTGTAGGCACAGCCCACTCTCAAGTGTACAAGTTCCAGTATTCAAATCTCACAGCAGAACTGATCAAAACATGTCATTCCAGTCCTATTAATGATGTTATTTTCCCATA TGGCGTTTCTCAGCTAATTATAACTTGCCAAGAAGGAGAAATTAGAGTATGGAACTTATCAACTGGTAAAGAGTTGCGAAGGTTTGTTTTGGCTAACAAGACTTGCAATGCTCTGGCAATTTCACGTGATgggaaaataattgtttcag GATGGAATGATGGGAAGATTAGAATATTTGGATTTCAAGCTAAGGACCTTGCCTTGGAACTCAAACACATTATACTTGATGCCCACAACAAAGGTGTTACAGCTGTGGCTATGACCAGTACAGGAAACTGCATTGTCAGTGGGGGAGGAGAAGGACAG GTTAGAGTCTGGGATATTATCACAGGCGTAGACCAGAATGGCAAAAAGGAAATGAGAGCCCAGTTGCGACACAGTATGAAGGAACATAAAAACTTTGTTGCTCAGATTGTGATTCGATCCAATGATAAGGAATGTGCCTCAGCTGGTGGAGATGGAACTAGTATCATTTGGGATTTGGT GAAAGGTATTCGCAAGAATGTAGTCTTCGCCAACACACTGTTTAAAAGTGTTTGCTATGGAGAAGAAGAACTTCAGATCATTACTTGTGGCACTGACCATAAGCTGGGCTACTGGGAGACATATGATGGCTCAATGATTCGAGAGCTGGAGGCAGCCAAGGCAGGCGCTATTAATTCTTTAGACATAAGTTCTGACCATTCTGCTTTGGTCACAGGTGGAGAAGAGAAACTTATCAAG CTCTGGCTGTACAGAGAAGGAGTGGTCACTCATGTGGGTCAAGGCCACAGTGCAGCTGTTTTAAGAGTAAGAATAGCCCCAGATACAAAAAGTATCATCAGCGTCAGTGAAGATGGTGCCATCTTGCAATGGCGATTTCCAAAAATGTAA